Genomic segment of Ammospiza nelsoni isolate bAmmNel1 chromosome 2, bAmmNel1.pri, whole genome shotgun sequence:
gtttatttccctaatatataaatatttttaaaaagctatcTCAACTTCTCCAAACACTTACTACTAACATACTAATTATAgagaattattaatttaataataaacattatttataaaatattattttaatagttACAACTGACTTTCACATACTTTAACATCTCTTTATATAATCACCACAACCACATAATTTCCAAATCCCACTTTTTTATTCTCTAACTACTTATACATCTCTTAAACCAAGTTAACTCCCTGACTAATCTCTACACTAACTCTGTCATTTAACCTAATATTATCTCatcattttaaatatttttcaatgttaaaaaaaattagacttTATTAAAAACCTCCTCCAAACTATTAATCTTATAACTTTCCTCAGGTATTATTACAAAAACACTTTAATAAAAAATCCAACTACaacattgatttatttttctaagtttCATACTAAGTATTCAGTCTCTCCTACATTTCCTGCACCCTCACACTCTCAATATCCAAATCCAAATTCACAACCCTGTCTGTAACcactttcaaatatttaaaaaataagtttactATATTCAAAACATCTCTAttctaaaaatactttaaaagccCAATtactaaataatttaattaatcttTAATCCTAAAATTGTTACTcataactatttttaaaaaccttacCTGAAAATGTATTAAGTAACATCCACCAATTACAATTTAAACTATAATCAAACCCTAGCtctaccaaaataaaataattaataatccCAAATATTTGCtacatcaaaaataaaattcaaataattttaacttAACCATTTGACTTTATCAATATCACAACTGAACCTATTTGTAACAATTATGGAACCTTCcactaatttaaaatttatcaaCTGTTCCAAGCTCTAAAATAatatacaatattttaatacttAATAAATATATCATTTCACATGTTACTAATTGTATATAATCTAAATAATTCCTAATTAATTTAGTGTTTTCTTTACTGCATACATTACTTTAATATTTCTTCATACttataacaaaaaaattataataatatctGAAATAAGTATGTCACAAATCTGTATGCAATTTTATAAACCAAAATGTATCAATAGTTTATTGATCATATGACAACATAAAGTTTACTTACATCTCAGCAAGTAGAAAAACCCAGGTAAATTTCAATGAAATCGTAAAACCACATCACACAAAAACCACACTGACCACTCCAgcactaaaaaaacaaaattagacAAGGTAAGTACAAATGCAAATTACACAAAATTTCCAACTTACACCTAGCACCTTGTATTATACTCACCAAAAACTATAAACTTTAAGtttctttataaatataaaaatcaatagTATCAATTTCTTATTAAATAATaacttaaaatataaaattcaatCAAATATTATGCCTCTATTTAGTTTATTTACTTTTAGTTATACAACTTTACCAATGAACCAACCTAAACCAAACATTTACATAACTTCAACTAAAGTTTCAAGTTTAAATACTTTGTATTAATCTATCATTGctcaaaaaaatatattctttacTTACCTAATCCATATACCAATTACAAATAATCCATATCATGAAAAAAGTACATTATTAACCATTAATATAAAGATAATTACTAATATATAACAAAAAATCATTTATCCATCAATACAAatcaaattataaaaataattttaaaccttgaaacttaaaaaaacacaTCAGTTTTTATGCCACCTATTACTTCAACAAcactaaaattattaaataaattaaaatcttacCTAAATAAGCAATCCAACACTACTTCCTTTGCATGAAGTAGCTTTTAAACAGATatcaaaaatattaaacacaCAGTTTTACAAAACAACaatcaattttcttttgttgacacaaatataaacacaaaaatttCATGAAATATATTCTAGAAATTTATCTAATAACTCGAAatctatttataaaaatatacagctttgaaaaatatcaaaaataagataaataataaaacctaactaaaaatttaataaataaaatttaacacCATAATTAACAAATATAAccaaattttatattttaaatacattttaattattataatacTACTACTAATAAGAATAACACCTTATTTACATTAATATATACAACCAATACTTAACCAATctattattaaaaatttcttaatacagagagagaggggagatGTGGGGACTGGACAACCAGAATCCTCCAGAGACACCAAAAGATTTGATCTGCAGCCTGGGAAGAAGCTTGGATTGATGTGAAAATACAACACACAGGCATtagcagaaaaataatacagaaaataatgatGTTTCTGTGGCTGTGAGTAAGAGCATGCCTTGAGTGAGTGAGGAACTGTAAAGGTGAGGTGGTGCAGGGTTGATAATGTGAGGGTGGGGCTGTGTAAAGTCAGAGTTTAGAATTGTTACAGAAGCATCTGTGTGCAAGTGAGGAGCCACAGGACAGAAGTGAGCACAGTGCAGCAGAGTTAAGGAAAGGTGATGGgtgagaaaagcaaaatgaaccCTGTGGCAGCTGTGGGTTAGAAAGTTCTACATTGCCTGGAACAAAGAACTGTGAGTGCTCTGGAACTGTAGGAACTACTTACTCTGTAAAGTCTGCTGGCCTCTGAGGCTGATCCTTACCTGAGCAATAAACCCTTCtcaccagagccagggcactggggctggtgTTGGTGTGAGCAATAAACCCTTCtcaccagagccagggcactggggctggtgTTGGTGTGAGCAATAAACCCTTCtcaccagagccagggcactgGGCTGGTGTTGGTGTGAGCAATAAACCCTTCTCACCAGAGCCAGCCCCATCCCCTGGTTGCTGACAGtggtggctctgggcagggctgtccctgtgtctctgcctgcacacagggctggggctgtgtcacagacatcttttatggaaaatcctttccttaggagttttcctcctgagaagctcagAGGCCTCACggacaaaatgcaaacattgattatctgctgctgtgggatgcagcaggggcatctgggattggtctcatgtgcttgtttctaattaatggccaatcacaccCAGCTGGCTCACACTCTCTGTGCCacccacaagcctttgttaccattctttgctattctattcttagctgtCTTTCTGATGagatcctttcttctattctttagtatagcttaatgtaatatatacaaTAAAACAGTAAATCAGCCTTGTGACCCTTGGAGTCAGACCCtggtcccttccctccccctggcccctgtgagcagccccaggctgggctggcagcagtggcatccccaggcagggaatgcagcacaggggacaagaggagccctgtgtgcctctgactcacccacagcagggcagggcctgagccctgcagggcagagcctgtgctggggcctcTTGCCTGTGGCTGCTCAAACACCAAAGCTTTTGGCAAAGGAGGCAGGAGTTTGGTGATTTTTCCTGGCctgaaagagaagaggaaaagaaaattaattccactGTGGAAGTCAAAGGATCCAAAACACTTGTGCTCTGATGGCTCACTGTGGGGTTTTATCCATGGGAGGTGACACCAATGCAAACATAAAAGTGCCCTTTGCCAGCATTTCTATTCCTAACTATTTCAGACATTAAAAGCAAGCTCATTTTTCATATTGCATTCTTTGCCTCATTTTAAGAGAACCATTTTTATCTCACATCTCACTTGGCAGTCCTTCAGCACTGGGCTTTGTACGAACGGAGGGTGCATCACAAGCAATCCCAAAGAGAAACCCCTCCAAAGCTGCCAGGGCAAGGTTCCAAGGCactccagggcacagccagctgttcctgccctgccaggccacacagccctgtcccatccagctgggctgggcagccaggcaggggctgcccttcctcccagggaacagagagacagcctgggcagcacctgggaaCAACAGGGGaaaggcaaaatgaaaatgtttactGTCAGAAAATGAGTGTCTGTAATCAGAGCTTCTGGACAAATTCAGTAACAGCACTTTCATGTGATAAATATGGGCCCTGCCCATCCTGGCAGCCCAGGTGAAAGCAGGAAGGAGAGctacaggaacagcaggaaggCAGAGTCCCTTATTTGGATGGATTTCCCAAAGTCTCTTCTGCATTGTACACTCTTTGTGCTCTTTAAAAGAATGGATTGCTGCTacaaaaatggcattttatcagccacagccagggcaaggtgagctacagctgcagggccaggtgtgGGGGAGAACTGGAGAAGTGAAGAACAGGCAATCTTGtcaaaaataaatcttgtttAGATTCACCAGTGCTGGGAACAAGGAGAACACGCTGTCCTGGACACATAGGGACACAATGGCCTGGTTTGGCTGTTGTCCTTTGCCCCCAAGCTCTGGCCTCACCCcctccagaggagcagggaattcctgcagggtCAGGGGACTCTGCTCCCACTCCAGGGATGTGCCCAGGAAAGGACGGGGCTGTTCACAGTGACtgagcagtgaggagctgtgccacgggcagctggggctgggaatcCTCACTCAGGATTGCACACTGGATGTGCCAGGAAGCACATGCACTCACCTGTGCCCATTTCTGTCATGTGTCAGTCAGAAACCATGTAACCAGCACCTTGCTCCTCACTGCACCTCttagaaatacattaaaaacagaaaaaacccaaacaaaccaaccaaacaacagcCACAAAAGAGAGGGCTCAGTGCAGCACCATCTCACTGTTCTGCTCAGGGATGgacagaaaggaggaggaaagctgtTCTTCCAGTGCTGCCAGGTCTGGCCCAAGCAGTCTGAAACAGCCAAAACTgcctcagctgcagcttcccccCTTGCCCTGACTGCTGAGGGACAGAGGCAccacagagcccaggctggcagcactcacagcctgccagcacagacatCTCCATGTTCCATCTCTGGCCAAACAGCCCCAGGATGTTTCTGCTTTCCTGCCAGACTTGGCAAATGTCACTGACGTTTatgcaggcacagacaccctGTGTGGCTCTGGGGTCAGAGCCCCTTTGGCACAAACACCCCAGAGAAGGTTGGGAGGAATCTGATAAATCTTCCTCACACAAAGCACCAGTTTATCAGATTATGCTCCTTTCTGACCCAGacatggggcaactgagaggcattttaaaaacttggATTCCATGTTCAGTctcatgtgaagggtgagacaatacagatgttacaATTCACCATCACAATCAGCAGCCAACCATTTCCAGATTCCAATACACTgtgtttcttggcctatcagcttttGTCACACCCTGTGTAAATGCATTAAAGCAAATCATCTAAAATTACCCCTTGTGAATCTTattacaatgcatctttcatagttctatttctctAAGGTATCCAGTCTTATTTACAAAGTCACCCTTTAAAACTTGTTTCTAGCTCCAgttctctctcagcaatgtctgtccTATTCCGTGGCATttctaagtcagcatttcttatctcagAATTTCCATACAGATCCACACTATGTGAGCCTTCTGTCAAACTCTGGAAATTTCCTGCACATCCATTTCCCtcccagagctgttccctgcccagcccaggggctgtgggtgctgctgcagggcacaggggctggaggagccctgCAGTGTGACATTAAACCAGCAGAGCAATTGCCAAGCACAAACAGACCCATCCTCACCTGCCCTGATGGCTGAGTCCCTGGGGCTCAtcctcagctgtccctgctccagggaggaGGGCCTGGGCTCACacgctgccctgccagcaggagagaaagggTTAATGGAGCTTTTGGGCACGTTCTGTCCCCAGAGGGGTTTGGCACAGGCACGGGAAGctctcacacacagagaaagggTTAATGGAGCTTTTGGGCACGTTCTGTCCCCAGAGGGGTTTGGCACGGGCACGGGAAGctctcacacacagagaaagggTTAATGGAGCTTTTGGGCACGTTCTGTCCCCAGAGGGTTTGGCACAGGCACGGGAAGCTCTCACACACAGATTATCCCGAGccagagccctccagggcacCCTGGAGACAGAGAGCAGGAACAGACCCGGCTGCAGCACtgatcctgctcctgctttcccagaggggcagggacagcattTCCTCCCGGCCCCGAGAGCCCCAAGGACAGTCACTCATTGgggtggctctggagctgccactTTGCTGGCACTCCTGCCCTAGAGCCAGCAGGtttctgtgggagcaggagTTATTTGTGCAGGTCAgaggctgcacagccccagagcattCCCTTAGGGACACAAAGCTTCCCACGTGCCTTTTGCAGTCCAGTTTGTAATTGAAGTGCATTTCAAGAGAGTTTCAATGGGAATGAGGTGCtctggtgccagcccagcatCAGATATGGGGCATGAGGAGACTCACCAGACACATTCCCTGCAGGCTCTCCCCTCTCAGcgctccagctgcagcattcGCATTTCTCACCGAGTTCTCTTTCCAGGATTCCCAGCAGGAAACTGGTGGCCGCTTCCAGATGTAAATCCCCAAGGCAGCGCTGCTCCTCTCCCCCCCGAACCCCCCCTGCCTccatcctttcctccttttataACCACGGCTCCACCCAGGATTCAAAGGGAGGCTCCCAGgtgcttcccagacccaaatCTTTCCAGGTGTTTCAGGAATTAACAGAAATAAGCTCGTCCCTTTTGGGGTAACAAATTATGTCTTTCCCCATTCCCCCTTCTGCCTCCTGTTCCCTAAGGCAAAACACCCGGATCAGGCGGGGGCCAGGGGGAAAATGTCAAGTCCAAAACCACACCAAAGTTGTTTTTCCATCGGTTTCCCTCAGGACTGTTCAGTTTCCCCGCTGTTCCTCggccacaggagcagcttctctctgggacCCGTGGGGTGGCACAAGGACCCCCGTCCCGCTGCCTCCCGAGAGCGGAGCCCATCCCATCAAACCGCAGCTGGGGCGCGGCGCGGGTTTCGCTCCATGGAACGGGATCGCAGCGAGCCGCGAGTGCCGGCACAGACCCGTcccgcccggcagcggctccggCAGCAGCGCCACAGCACACGCGGCCCTGGGGGTGCCACCCGCCCGGGTGGCCCCTGCGCGCCCCTGTCCCCTCCGGCGGCACCCGAGGGCACCGTCCCCTGCCCGAGCCAGGGGAATTGTCCCGATCccggcacagggacagggcggAGAGAGCGACCCCGCGTTCCGCAGGGCGGGCACGGGGCTAGGCACGGAACCGCAGCCCGGCCGCCTTGTCCCGGGACAGCAGCTGTCCTCGgtcattcctgctgctcccgggGGTAAAACCCAACTGGGGAATTGCTTCTGATCACAGCCAGCAGGTGTCTGACGGGAGTCCCTGAAATAGAGCTGAGTGGCTGTGACAAATGAGGGTGCTAAAGATGGAGTGACAGCAGAGGGAACATTGTTCCTGGCAGCCGGTCCGCAGGAGCTGAACTCACCCCTTGTAGAGGCCGGCGGGGCCGTCCTGCatgagcagggccagcaggcagctcagggcattgcggggctgcccggggctgccgTTCATGGACCGCGTCTTCACCACGTCCGCCGGCGACGCCACCGCCGTGGCTCGGAACCCGGCGCCGAAGGCGGCCACGGGGTGGCACGGGACGTtgtgtgagggtgggcagggccggggcttGGacgctgcagggacagggatggcgCCCGGCcatgtcccctcctgtgccGTGCTCACCTGTCACCGGGATCAGAACCGGGACCGGCATCAGAACCGGGATATCGGGACCGGGATCGCGGCTGGGAACGGGCGAGGCCCCGGGACCCGCCAAGCCCCGCGGGCGCCGCCTGGCGGACACAGCGCGGCGGTGCAGAGCAGCGCCCTCCGGTGGGCGGTGGCGGGACTGCAGCGCGACTGGGGCTTCCAGAAgtagcatttatttttatttttattttaaaatttattttatatgattattgtttatattattattgcttttattttttttgttttattcttatttttatttttaatgtgttttcacTCGTGTTCACATTGAGCCTCTCGCTGAACCCAAGAGATAAGGAATTTCTTGCCAATTTTTTGCTCCTGACCAACTGaacccatcccaaaccccctgaataatttggaggggttttttcccagcctAGGCAGAGAATTccttttgaggaaaaaaaaaaaacccgaaTCAAAAGATATGGGGTCTAAGGGGAAGAGAGGGGTTCTGTGTTAAATTAAGCACTAGGAAAAGTAAATCCCTGGAAGGTTTCATATtctctcccagcctggtttTTGTGTGATTTGCTCTTGATTCCAACTGCTCCCAGGGATTTTAAACCTCTGGGGTTAAAATGAGCTGCTGAGCATGACAGAAAATCATGGGAGAACTCTCTGGACTGGGCAGTGGGAGCCTCTGTGTAGTGCCATGACACAAAACAATGACAGACTGGAGGGGAATACTGACAGTTTATTTCACAGAGCAATGCAGAGTTTATTTTGATCTAGTTCTAGTCTCATCTAAAAAGTatcttcctctgctttttttccaaaaaaaaaaaggtagcaAATATTCAGGACAATAACAGTCAGTGCATTATGCATGAAATTTGGgtcttgttaaaaaaaaaaaagaaagaaagttaATTGTAAAAACAACTCTTTGTTGGTTTGCTTTTATCACTTCCAAGCTTTCAAGCACTGAACCTTTCAATCAAGTCATCTCCAAGGATAGAAACAGAACATGCAGGTGATCACCAACAGATGCTGAGGTTTAACAGCATCTCTCACTTGGCAATGACAATCCACCAGGAATGGTTCAGAACAGCATCACATCAAAGAGAGAAGCAACTTCATTCTCAAAATACCTTCAAATGCACCAAATCTTGCAGTTCTGCAGAACAAGACACGCTGCATTTCAGGGACTGGAGAGTACCATGGAGAAGGACAGTATTTGGGGAAGGTAAGAGGAGGGGCTTATTCCACTTACACTCATAAAAACTGGGGGAGATGCAATTGATTTTGGGTGGTGCTTTTTAAAGCATCAAAATTCACATTGTCATAATCAAAGTCGGGTTTTTTCCACATAGTGAAGTTGGCCCCTGCCATCCCTATCCCCTTACACCTGATGTCATTGTCACAGGCTGGGCAAGTCACCTGTGGGAGAGTGCTACAGAGTACCTGAACCTAatccctgcccaccctggaAAAGGTCTGGCTCCTCCAGTTCACTGGTTTCACTGGGAAAAACCTGCACCCACCAATGTTTTAACTGGGAAACATCCACCCTAAGCAGGAATAGTTGTTTCAGAGGCACAAAACTTCATTCTGCACCCCCCACCTCTAAGGGATTTTATGTCTAGGACATGTTAGGGAAGCTTAATTCTGCTGTGCCAAGCTGCTTTCCCTGTCTGGGTTCCCTGGATTTATACCTGATTTTCAGCCCCTCTGGCTGGCATTTCACATGGTAAGCAATGTTGCCTTtttgctctgtctgtgcccaaacacctccagggctgcagggctttGTCCATCCCCTCACAAAcatctccagggctgcagggcattGTCCATCCCCTCACAAGCAGCCCAAcatccccagggctcctggcagctgccccagggtAACTCCAACTGGGGCTGACACTTGTCACCTTAAAGATCAGCTGGTGACAGCAAGGACCTTTGCAGGGGCTGCAGTAACCCCTGACCTTCACCCTCCTTGGGGTGTAGGGGAACAGCCAGAGCatttctgtgccagccctgccatccctgtggctctgtgccatcccagggctgcagggatgtttgggctctgtgtgtgtgaatggCACTGGCCTGCAGTGCCACGTGAAGGCAGGggggcacagagctcagccagtTTGCCACGGGATCCCTGAGtgcttcctgctgccaggggagggtTTCCAAACGTGCAAACAGGTTTGGGGTGTCACACAAaccctgctggctgtggggagcccagcagaggaaatccctgaggcagggctgggcaggcagcgcTTCATGGCCCTGCACACATTCCTTGTTCCACAAACTCCATTTCCTGATGGGTGCCAGGCaatccctgcacaggcagcGCTTCATGGCCCTGCACACATCCCTTGTTCCACAAACTCCATTTCCTGATGGGTGCAGgcccatccctgcacaggcagcGCTTCATGGCCCTGCACACATCCCTTGTTCCACAAACTCCATTTCCTGATGGGTGCAGGCCCATCCTTGCACAGGCAGCGCTTCATGGCCCTGCACACATCCCCTGCCCCACAAACTCCATCTCCTGATGGGTGCAGgcccatccctgcacaggcagcgcttcatggccctgcacacatcccctgccccacaaactccatttcctggtggctgcaggcccatccctgcccttggctGTTCAAGAGACGTGCACAAAGCTGGGGAGTGCAGTGGAAGCCGCTGGAGccatcctggggcagcagcactcacaTCTGGGCACCTGCActgtgcctctgctccccaggaacCTCTTGGAACCCCAGAAccattcaggctggaaaagcatTGCCCTGCCAGTCCCTGGTGCTGATGGGCTCATCACCTCTGGCAATTCAGGGCACCTGAGAGGGTTCAGGCCCTTCAGCAGGAATGGGGAACAGAATTCATGCccttgctgtggctgctccagggaacacGTGAGTTTGCTGCTTTTGAAGGGTGTTTTTGCACTGAGGTGTTGGATTTGTCACTGAAATTGAGCCCTTAATGTTTGGGTGTTGTTGGAATGAAGAGAGATGTTTAAAGGAGAGGGGGTGCTGAAGGGAGCTGTGTGAGGTGTTCATCGATACTCAGACTGTGTTTGGTTAAAACTGCACCTCAGAAAacttccctcagcagcaggatttgTTCTGGGGGGTGCTTTGAAGGGCAGCACCACTGGGCCAGGCTTTGGTGACACATTATCTCTTACAGGGTACACAAAAAGCAGTCCCTGTGCCATacagcacagcctgtccctgtgcctcacaTAGCcaccagagcctgtccctgtgccccacacagACACCAGAGCGTGTCCCTGTGCCTCACACGGACACCAGAGCCTGTCCTGTGCCTCACACGCacaccagagcctgtccctgtccctcacaccGCACACCCAGCCTttgctgctcacacagccccgcggcgggcggggaTCCCGGGACAGCCCCGGTGCAGGGCCCGCAGTGCCGGTGTGGGCCTGGAACTCTCATTTGTGTGGGGTGTGCTGTGTGGCCTGAGGGACAGGGATTCctcccagggacaggcagggctggacaaggggaatggcctCAGCATGAAGGAAGGCAGGTTTAGATTCAGTGTCAGAAGAagttttccctgtgagggtgggcaggccctggcacagctgtggctgccctggatccctggcagtgcccaaggccaggctgggcactggggctgggagcagctgggacagtggcagtgtccctgccatggcaggggtgggatgggatgggctttgaggtcccttccacaATTTAGTGATTCTGATCTTTAGTGATTCTGATCTTTAGTGATTCTGATCTGGGCTTGCTGAGGTCAGTcagcctgaggagctgctgcaaatTCAGGCTGAAAGATGAGTGCTCATAATTTACACCGTGTAAAGCAAGAATGAATGCCTGAAAAATGATAATGCAtgattgtttggggttttttttggtttttgtttattggggtttttttaaggaaagggATGGGGCGAGctgcctccttttctcctgaaTCAATGTTATTTCTCACAGCTTAGTAGAAACCTTattctgctgtggctgctcaaaGACCCTCGGCAGCATCTACAGGTGCACCTCAAGGAGCCTGGACTCCAAGAGAGATTTGTTCTGTTTCACTATTGACTCCATTGAAAGGTGAGTACAGAATGtttgtgtgccagccccaggattGCACGGAGGGCTCTCCTGTTATATCTCTGGGAAGTGCAGAGGTggctttttctgctgctctgccccagagtggttttctgtgttgctgctgttgGCATCACAGTGCTCAGTTGTGAGGAACATCACTGTGTAAGGCAAATCCtaggagaaaaaaccaaacccaaaccagctAGGTCTGCCTTTTGTAGAGAAATTGCATTCCTGCCAAGCAGATACCAGCAGGTCCAGGGCACCGGAGGGttccttctcattttctctgagGAGTACACAAGCCAAGCACCAGACAGGCCTGtctggagcccctttggggTCAGCATTGCCAGCAGGCAGCATGGCCAGAGGGGCTCAGGCAGGACTCAGGGCAGGTCTGACCTGTGCTGGCCACATCTGCTCTGTCTCTAGGGTGGGCAAAGGCAAATGTGACAGCTGAGGATGTGCCTGAGACTCTCACTCAGCCGTTTAAAATCTGTCTAGAAAAAGGAAGTGGGCTTAGTTGGTTTATAGCACTTAAAAGTGGTCTTAAGGTATTGTTCAATAACCATAGAGTGAATCAAGGCTTTGTGCCAGAGTTCCTTTATGCAAGCATTGTTCTGATGGACAGTGTTCACCTGAACTAGTTTCAATGtctctgtttatttttgaaGTTCCCATTCATTTTGTTGTATTGCTGTGGATGTTCACCCTCATGCTCTGGACAGTGcgttttggtttatttcttaATTCCACAGCTATGATACCTTTATTTTTTGGCAGTAAAATTCCCTGAAGCACTGACCTAGCTGTGGAATGGCACTTTTCCTGGAGAGTAATGCTGCTTCTgcctcccagccagccctgccctgctctcgGTGTCTGTGCACTTTTCACTGCAGCCCCAGAATCCATGGCTGTCTCTCAGGGCTCTGGAGGAGTGCTGGGTTTGGATTTTGCCTTCAGGGTGGGAATCTGTGCCTGATCTGACCTGTGCCATCTCAGCTATATCCTAGGCACCCCAGGAAAGCAAGCTGTCATCCATGAGCAACCACTCACTCTGCAAAGTCAAGCTGTCTTGGAAGAGGTGCTGGAAAGGGTGAGATTTAACCTTACAATTAATAATTTGTTTAATTCACCTCTGTGAAACCTTAATGTGCTCCAATAGTTTCTGCAGAACAGCTTATTTCACCCAGAGTAATTCAGTGCATTGTAGCATGTGCTGGTCTGCTTCATGTCATTGGAATCTTGTGTTATGCAAGATTTCCTGTAACTTTCCTTCAACTTTCATGGTAAtgagcattttttctttatcaagCACAGCATTAGGTTCCTATTTATGTCTCAGTAATTTGATGTGTTGTTTCTAGTTAGTTCTGATTCACTTCTCCAGATCTTCACTTAACCTTTAGCCATGtttcttctgccttttgtgCAAATGGACTGAATGCTTTTGCTGTAGCTTTGCATTGAAATATAACATCATAAATCAGGTTGATGTTTTGCTCTACTAAAATCTGTGCCATACCAGGTGATTGCAGGTAGGAAGAGCTGGGAGCAAATAGTGTAAGGAAGTTGGAAACTGAAGGGTGTCCAGCAGAAGCTGAGTGTGTGGCTCTGACACCAGGGCTGGAAAAAGTGAACAGTGAGTGTTAGAGCTGGGTGAGCTTTCACAGGATGAAATGAGCAGGGAAAGAGTCAAATGAAGAGAATTGGTGATGTGAGATGAGACCGGAGCCCTTTCTGACACCCACAcgtgctctgtgtgtgtgtgtgacccaCAGCTGTCCTTTTGCAGGTGGAATGCTGCTCGAGGCT
This window contains:
- the LOC132087089 gene encoding LOW QUALITY PROTEIN: mitochondrial brown fat uncoupling protein 1-like (The sequence of the model RefSeq protein was modified relative to this genomic sequence to represent the inferred CDS: substituted 1 base at 1 genomic stop codon), whose translation is MLLLEAPVALQSRHRPPEGAALHRRAVSARRRPRGLVSTAQEGTWPGAIPVPAASKPRPCPPSHNVPCHPVAAFGAGFRATAVASPADVVKTRSMNGSPGQPRNALSCLLALLMQDGPAGLYKGXVQLLRTGCQEQCSLCCHSIFSTLICHSHSALFQGLPSDTCWL